In one window of Ferrovum sp. PN-J185 DNA:
- a CDS encoding CDGSH iron-sulfur domain-containing protein, translated as MPYAIEVKAGQEYWFCTCGKSGTGLCNGAHKVTDRTPYHYVADNDETLYICGCGESFDSPFCDGTHKTL; from the coding sequence ATGCCCTATGCAATTGAAGTTAAAGCCGGACAAGAATATTGGTTTTGTACCTGCGGTAAAAGCGGCACAGGTTTATGTAACGGTGCTCACAAAGTGACAGACCGTACACCTTATCATTATGTCGCAGACAACGATGAAACGCTATATATCTGCGGTTGTGGCGAAAGCTTTGATAGCCCATTTTGTGATGGTACACACAAAACTTTATAA
- a CDS encoding MarR family winged helix-turn-helix transcriptional regulator, with product MTNFLPTLRALVRTYQAFDNFSSHHIKSLGLTTGQFDVIATLGNTQGMTCGEIGDKTLMVKGTLTGVLDRLEAKAMIVRVDNPKDKRSTLIKLTALGEKTFQETFQPHLDYLSQVFSKLSEKDLEAIEKSLQKLNSIF from the coding sequence ATGACTAATTTTTTACCTACATTACGCGCTCTTGTCAGAACGTATCAAGCCTTTGATAACTTCTCATCGCACCATATCAAAAGCTTAGGACTAACCACGGGTCAGTTTGATGTGATTGCCACATTAGGCAATACACAGGGTATGACTTGTGGTGAAATCGGTGATAAAACACTCATGGTAAAAGGCACGCTTACTGGAGTATTAGATCGACTAGAGGCAAAGGCGATGATTGTGCGGGTTGATAATCCCAAAGACAAACGTAGCACCTTGATTAAGTTAACGGCCTTGGGAGAAAAAACTTTCCAAGAGACCTTTCAACCACATTTAGATTATTTGTCTCAAGTATTTTCCAAGCTATCAGAAAAAGACTTGGAAGCTATTGAAAAGAGCTTACAGAAGCTTAATAGTATATTTTGA